Sequence from the Plasmodium relictum strain SGS1 genome assembly, chromosome: 6 genome:
ataaaacaGCTGATTGCTGTGGTATTATGGCATACTTAGGAAACAGGGATGCCTcgaaaattttaattgatGGTATTGAAGTTTTACAAAATAGAGGATATGATTCATGTGGTATGTCAACAATAGATAGTAATAATGTTCTAAAAACAACAAAATTTTCCAGTACTTCTACTGCTGATGCTATCGAAAAGttaagaaataattatatgGCTAATCATAAAAATGATAGTATAGGAATTGCACACACACGATGGGCAACCCATGGAAGTAAAACAGATGAAAATGCCCATCCACACACAGATTATGGTGAACGTATTAGTTTAGTACACAATGGTATAATTGAAAATTATAGGGAACTGAAGGCATttctattaaataataatattccaTTTAAATCAAATACAGATACGGAGGTAGTAGCTAATTTAATAGGTTATTTCttagataaaaatgaaagcTTTGAAAATGCTGTATTATCAACAATTAGACAATTAGAAGGTACATGGAGCTTTTgcataatacataaaaattatccTAATCAAATGATTTTAGCAGCAAATGGATCTCCTTTGCACATTGGTTTCAaggaaaatgaaatttttatagCATCAGAACACTCTGCGCTATTTATGTTTACCaatgaatatatatcattaaaaaatggAGAAGTTTTGGTCataaacaaagaaaaaataaatgatttaaaaatattaaaggaATGGGAAAGTATACCCGAAATTGCAATTCAAAAAACACCACATCCATTTCCACATTGGACTATTAAAGAAATACATGAACAATCACAATCCATATCAAAATCTTTAAATAATGGTGGGAGATTTAGTATTTCtaataattatgtaaaattaGGTGGCTTGGATCCTTATACTAAAGAATTATCAACAATAGATAATTTAATTCTAATTGGTTGTGGAACCTCATACTATGCTGCATTATTTGGGAAATATattatgaattatttaaattgctTTAATACTGTTCAAGTTATGGACCCCATTGATTTTAATATATCCGTAATACCAAAAGAAAAGGAAGGggtcatttttatttctcaGAGTGGAGAAACAAGAGATGTAATTAAAGCTTGTAAATTAGCACATGatcttaatttaaaaaaaatctcAATTGTTAATTCTGTTGGATCAACTATAGCAAACATGACAGGGTGTGGAGTTTATTTAAATGCAGGTAGAGAAGTTGCCGTTGCATCAACAAAATGCTTTACATCTGAAGTTTCAGTATTGATATTAATAGCGTTGTGGTTTtttcaaaacaaaaaaaattacactgcaagtaataaaattagt
This genomic interval carries:
- the GFPT gene encoding glutamine--fructose-6-phosphate aminotransferase [isomerizing], putative; this translates as MSLKLKILLNKLRNKIENDFVFNKTKLYFTHIKRSLCINEKNNIKKNIWSLNNIYTSKEVSNYSNGESETFKVINGNTIKIGKVCEQNILQNFIKKYGILNEKNFFMLIIFFALYEILAIEEKKKNKKKYRKFFDFSNKTADCCGIMAYLGNRDASKILIDGIEVLQNRGYDSCGMSTIDSNNVLKTTKFSSTSTADAIEKLRNNYMANHKNDSIGIAHTRWATHGSKTDENAHPHTDYGERISLVHNGIIENYRELKAFLLNNNIPFKSNTDTEVVANLIGYFLDKNESFENAVLSTIRQLEGTWSFCIIHKNYPNQMILAANGSPLHIGFKENEIFIASEHSALFMFTNEYISLKNGEVLVINKEKINDLKILKEWESIPEIAIQKTPHPFPHWTIKEIHEQSQSISKSLNNGGRFSISNNYVKLGGLDPYTKELSTIDNLILIGCGTSYYAALFGKYIMNYLNCFNTVQVMDPIDFNISVIPKEKEGVIFISQSGETRDVIKACKLAHDLNLKKISIVNSVGSTIANMTGCGVYLNAGREVAVASTKCFTSEVSVLILIALWFFQNKKNYTASNKISSLIYALHRLPLYADMTIKSCEHICKLLSHKLSNHKSMLIIGNGLSYPIALEGALKIKELTYIHCEGFTGSSLKHGPYALLGGDDNIPVIMLVFNDSTKNTMINTGEQIKSRGARIICLTDDENLVKHFADDIILIPNNGLLTPLLAVIPLQMLAYYISVSKGINPDKPRCLAKTVTVS